The following proteins come from a genomic window of Elgaria multicarinata webbii isolate HBS135686 ecotype San Diego chromosome 10, rElgMul1.1.pri, whole genome shotgun sequence:
- the IL15 gene encoding interleukin-15 isoform X2, giving the protein MYDIMNNYFWSSLINKPAVTIFILCSYLLQIQTSSAIDWRPVIVDLDQIVESNSEIDASLYTADLNYPVTCNISVVKCFFLELQVLLHESKIGGDEEFHDNVNRVFRSVNKFLSGHQGSETSQCRECETFEEKTYTEFIKDFTVVARRFNKEEHPKSVK; this is encoded by the exons ATGTATGACATTATGAACAATTATTTCTGGAGTTCTTTAATTAATAAGCCTGCAGTTACCATCTTCATTCTTTG CTCATATCTACTACAAATTCAGACCAGCAGTGCCATTGATTGGCGTCCAGTGATAGTGGATTTGGATCAGATTGTTGAAAGCAATTCTGAG ATTGATGCCTCTTTATATACTGCAGACTTAAACTATCCT gttACTTGTAATATATCAGTTGTGAAGTGTTTTTTCCTTGAGTTGCAAGTACTTTTGCATGAATCTAAAATCGGAGGTGATGAAGAGTTTCATGACAATGTGAATCGTGTGTTCAGATCTGTCAATAAGTTTTTATCAGGCCATCAG GGCAGTGAAACATCCCAGTGTCGAGAATGTGAAACATTCGAAGAAAAAACATATACAGAATTTATTAAAGACTTCACGGTTGTGGCACGACGATTCAATAAAGAAGAGCACCCAAAAAGCGTTAAATGA
- the IL15 gene encoding interleukin-15 isoform X1: MTYKCRQKTDMCLAENTLENVCLQQKMYDIMNNYFWSSLINKPAVTIFILCSYLLQIQTSSAIDWRPVIVDLDQIVESNSEIDASLYTADLNYPVTCNISVVKCFFLELQVLLHESKIGGDEEFHDNVNRVFRSVNKFLSGHQGSETSQCRECETFEEKTYTEFIKDFTVVARRFNKEEHPKSVK; encoded by the exons AAAACACACTTGAGAATGTTTGCCTTCAGCAGAAAATGTATGACATTATGAACAATTATTTCTGGAGTTCTTTAATTAATAAGCCTGCAGTTACCATCTTCATTCTTTG CTCATATCTACTACAAATTCAGACCAGCAGTGCCATTGATTGGCGTCCAGTGATAGTGGATTTGGATCAGATTGTTGAAAGCAATTCTGAG ATTGATGCCTCTTTATATACTGCAGACTTAAACTATCCT gttACTTGTAATATATCAGTTGTGAAGTGTTTTTTCCTTGAGTTGCAAGTACTTTTGCATGAATCTAAAATCGGAGGTGATGAAGAGTTTCATGACAATGTGAATCGTGTGTTCAGATCTGTCAATAAGTTTTTATCAGGCCATCAG GGCAGTGAAACATCCCAGTGTCGAGAATGTGAAACATTCGAAGAAAAAACATATACAGAATTTATTAAAGACTTCACGGTTGTGGCACGACGATTCAATAAAGAAGAGCACCCAAAAAGCGTTAAATGA